One Deltaproteobacteria bacterium genomic region harbors:
- the zwf gene encoding glucose-6-phosphate dehydrogenase, whose amino-acid sequence MASDPHEYTPHGLGQSKKPHACVVTIFGASGDLTKRKLIPALYNLALEKRLPERFAVVGYARSEMTHEAFREKMREAVSEFSRTGLKDQEVWNRFAATLFYVRGGYDGDDGYQRLKQFIDNFDHGSRILPARVFYLAMPPDLYGPVIQQISAAGLAPKETDGEPPRTRVVIEKPFGTDLTTARELNHKVHEALDEKQVYRIDHYLGKETVQNIMVFRFANSVFEPIWNRRYVDHVQITAAETVGVEDRGGYYERAGVVRDMFQNHLLQLLCLTAMEPPVSFSADAVRDEKGKLLKAVRPVAPEEVASVAVRGQYGAGKIGGKELLSYRQEPGVAKDSSTVTYAAIKFFIDNWRWEGVPFYLRSGKAMTKRITEVAIQFKRPPLLMFKESPVEDISPNVLVMRIQPDEGVSLQFQVKPPGPDIVIQPLSLDFKYEQAFGNSPPEAYETLLEDCIEGDSTLFTRHDWVELAWALVDPIIQTWQISTPRDFSNYAAGSWGPKESDEFLKRDGRRWRRP is encoded by the coding sequence GTGGCCAGCGATCCGCATGAATATACCCCGCACGGCTTAGGCCAGAGCAAAAAACCGCACGCCTGTGTCGTGACGATCTTCGGCGCCTCTGGAGATCTCACCAAGCGCAAGTTGATTCCGGCGCTTTACAATTTGGCTCTAGAAAAGCGCTTGCCCGAGCGCTTTGCGGTGGTCGGCTATGCCCGCAGCGAAATGACCCACGAGGCGTTTCGCGAAAAGATGCGCGAAGCGGTCAGCGAGTTTTCGCGCACCGGGTTGAAAGACCAGGAGGTCTGGAATCGTTTCGCCGCGACGCTCTTCTACGTGCGCGGCGGCTACGACGGCGACGACGGCTACCAACGGCTTAAGCAGTTCATCGACAATTTCGATCACGGCAGCCGCATTCTGCCGGCGCGAGTTTTTTATCTCGCCATGCCGCCGGATCTCTATGGTCCGGTGATCCAGCAAATCTCCGCCGCCGGCCTGGCACCTAAAGAAACGGACGGCGAACCACCACGCACCCGCGTGGTCATCGAAAAGCCCTTTGGCACCGACCTCACCACCGCCCGCGAGCTCAATCACAAAGTGCACGAAGCCCTCGACGAAAAACAGGTTTATCGCATCGATCATTACCTCGGTAAAGAGACCGTGCAGAACATCATGGTGTTTCGCTTCGCCAACTCTGTCTTCGAGCCGATTTGGAACCGCCGCTATGTCGATCATGTGCAAATCACCGCCGCGGAAACCGTCGGCGTCGAGGACCGCGGCGGCTACTATGAGAGAGCCGGTGTGGTGCGCGACATGTTTCAAAATCATCTGCTGCAGCTTCTGTGCTTGACCGCGATGGAGCCGCCGGTGAGCTTTTCCGCCGATGCGGTGCGCGATGAAAAAGGCAAGTTGCTCAAAGCCGTGCGCCCGGTGGCCCCCGAGGAAGTCGCCTCGGTGGCCGTGCGTGGCCAGTACGGTGCGGGCAAGATCGGCGGCAAAGAGCTGCTGTCCTATCGCCAGGAGCCCGGCGTCGCCAAAGATTCTTCCACGGTCACCTACGCGGCGATCAAGTTTTTCATCGATAACTGGCGCTGGGAAGGCGTGCCCTTCTATTTGCGCTCCGGCAAGGCGATGACCAAGCGCATAACCGAAGTCGCGATTCAGTTCAAACGGCCGCCGCTGTTGATGTTTAAAGAATCGCCGGTGGAAGACATTTCACCCAACGTGCTGGTGATGCGCATCCAACCGGACGAGGGAGTTTCGTTACAATTTCAAGTCAAACCGCCGGGACCTGACATCGTCATTCAGCCGCTCAGTTTGGATTTCAAATATGAGCAGGCGTTTGGCAACAGTCCGCCGGAGGCCTACGAGACCTTGCTCGAGGATTGCATCGAAGGCGACTCGACGCTGTTCACGCGCCACGATTGGGTGGAGCTCGCCTGGGCCTTGGTGGATCCGATTATTCAGACCTGGCAGATCAGCACGCCGCGGGACTTTTCCAACTATGCGGCCGGATCGTGGGGGCCTAAGGAGTCTGACGAGTTCTTAAAGCGCGACGGACGACGCTGGCGCCGGCCGTAG
- the gnd gene encoding decarboxylating 6-phosphogluconate dehydrogenase, which yields MELGMIGLGRMGANMTERLVRGGHRVISYDRSAEAIQRVVDKGAVGAHSLADFVKQLSLPRAIWLMVPSGDPVDQTIEQLLPSLTKGDIIIDGGNSYYKDSIRRAERLKAQGMHFIDAGTSGGIWGLQNGYCMMVGGEKAIVDKLEPIFLTLAPKDGYLHAGANGAGHFVKMIHNGIEYAMMQAYGEGFELLKASQFNLDLAKVAHLWNQGSVVRSWLLELCQSAFEKDAHLDGIKGYVEDSGEGRWTVMEAVERGVAATGLAHSLFARFDSRKEDAFSNRVIAALRNEFGGHAVKKG from the coding sequence ATGGAACTGGGAATGATCGGTCTCGGGCGCATGGGCGCCAACATGACCGAACGACTCGTGCGCGGCGGCCATCGGGTGATCAGCTACGACCGCAGCGCCGAAGCGATTCAGCGCGTTGTCGACAAAGGCGCCGTGGGCGCGCACTCGCTCGCTGACTTCGTCAAACAGTTGTCATTGCCGCGCGCCATCTGGCTGATGGTTCCCTCCGGCGATCCCGTCGACCAAACCATCGAGCAACTCCTTCCCAGTCTTACCAAAGGCGACATCATCATTGACGGCGGCAACTCCTACTACAAAGACTCGATTCGCCGCGCCGAGAGACTCAAAGCTCAGGGCATGCATTTCATCGACGCCGGCACCAGCGGCGGCATTTGGGGTTTGCAGAACGGCTACTGCATGATGGTCGGTGGCGAAAAAGCTATCGTCGACAAGCTCGAACCGATTTTTCTCACGCTGGCACCCAAAGACGGCTACCTCCACGCCGGCGCCAACGGCGCGGGCCATTTCGTAAAAATGATTCACAACGGCATCGAGTACGCGATGATGCAAGCCTACGGCGAAGGATTCGAGTTGCTCAAAGCCTCTCAATTCAATCTCGACCTGGCCAAGGTTGCGCACCTGTGGAATCAGGGCAGTGTCGTGCGCTCGTGGCTGTTGGAGCTTTGTCAAAGCGCCTTTGAAAAAGACGCCCATCTCGACGGCATCAAAGGCTACGTAGAAGATTCCGGCGAGGGACGCTGGACCGTGATGGAGGCTGTAGAAAGAGGCGTGGCCGCTACGGGACTGGCGCATTCCTTGTTCGCTCGGTTTGATTCACGCAAAGAAGATGCGTTTTCGAACAGAGTGATCGCCGCCCTGCGCAACGAATTTGGCGGCCACGCGGTGAAAAAGGGATAG
- a CDS encoding bifunctional transaldolase/phosoglucose isomerase, whose protein sequence is MNPLKELHDHGQSVWLDYIRRNLVRSGELKRLVEEDGIRGVTSNPTIFEKAIAGSTDYDDALRELLARNGKTDVEQLYEPLAIEDIQMAADVLRPVFDQSGGDDGYVSLEVSPRLANDTQGTIDAAKRLRAAVSRPNVMIKVPATPAGIPAIESLIADGISVNVTLMFSMKHYEDVARAYINGLQRCADPSKVASVASFFVSRVDTVVDKALESNGSPEAKALCGKIAIANSKVVYRRFQEIFHGEGFAGLRQRGARVQRPLWASTGTKNPAYSDVLYVENLIGPETVNTLPPDTIAAFRDHGKLPGATVKEGWTDADEALAALPRFGIDLDAVTEKLQADGVTAFAASFDQLLSALDKKRKTMVGVEINRQELRLGKSQRRVDNCLKAWQAEQFGSRLWKKDHKLWVKEPEPELTDRLGWLELPDSMEQQVAALGALADQVKAEGMKHVVLLGMGGSSLAPEVFQQTFANAAGYPALIMLDSTHPRAVKPVEARIDLARTIFLVSSKSGTTTETNSFFFYFWDKVTLLTGEPGRHFVAITDPGTPLEKLAAARKFRATFSAPVEVGGRYSALTVFGLVPAALIGVDVSEILMRARRMSQACSAVADAKTNPGLILGAALGELALAKRDKVTFLCSPSLAAFPAWVEQLIAESTGKNRKGIVPVAGEAVGAPDKYSNDRFFVYLRLKGDDNHTHDRLVAALEANGHPVATIDLNDKYDIGQEFFRWEMAIAAAGAVLEINPFNQPDVQLAKDLAKKAMDANAGSKKSAASVKDEVAVSDNDALHSAVATWLDNKRAYDYVVVQAYIYPSSENSVKLQTVCAAIRDRLGVATTLGFGPRFLHSTGQLHKGGPNSALVLQLVDQPTDRLAVPETTYTFDELIQAQGIGDFTALKQRRRRVLRVNLGNDSTRALEQLTQALKA, encoded by the coding sequence ATGAATCCTTTAAAAGAACTGCATGACCATGGACAATCGGTCTGGCTTGACTACATACGGCGCAATCTCGTTCGCAGTGGCGAGCTGAAACGGCTGGTCGAAGAAGACGGCATTCGCGGCGTCACCAGCAACCCAACGATTTTCGAGAAAGCCATCGCCGGCAGCACCGACTATGACGACGCACTGCGGGAACTGTTGGCTAGAAATGGCAAAACCGACGTCGAGCAGCTCTACGAACCGCTCGCCATTGAAGACATTCAAATGGCCGCCGATGTTCTGCGTCCTGTGTTCGACCAGAGTGGCGGCGATGATGGCTATGTCAGTCTAGAAGTCTCGCCACGCCTGGCCAACGACACGCAAGGCACAATCGACGCCGCCAAACGGCTGCGCGCCGCCGTCTCACGCCCCAACGTCATGATCAAAGTCCCGGCGACACCGGCGGGCATCCCCGCCATTGAGTCGCTGATCGCCGACGGCATCAGCGTCAACGTGACGTTGATGTTCTCGATGAAACACTACGAAGACGTGGCGCGCGCCTATATCAATGGCTTACAGCGCTGCGCCGATCCTTCCAAAGTTGCTTCGGTGGCGTCGTTCTTCGTCAGCCGCGTCGATACCGTTGTCGACAAAGCGCTGGAATCGAACGGTTCTCCGGAAGCGAAAGCGCTGTGCGGCAAGATCGCCATTGCCAATTCCAAAGTTGTCTATCGCCGCTTCCAAGAAATCTTTCACGGCGAAGGTTTCGCCGGTTTACGCCAGCGCGGCGCGCGCGTGCAGCGGCCGCTGTGGGCCAGCACGGGCACAAAGAATCCGGCCTATTCGGACGTGCTCTACGTTGAGAATTTGATCGGCCCGGAAACGGTGAATACTTTGCCACCGGACACGATCGCTGCCTTTCGCGACCACGGTAAACTGCCCGGTGCGACGGTCAAAGAAGGCTGGACGGACGCCGACGAGGCGCTCGCGGCTTTGCCGCGATTTGGCATTGACCTCGATGCCGTGACGGAGAAGCTGCAAGCCGACGGCGTGACGGCATTTGCCGCGTCGTTCGATCAGTTGCTCAGCGCCCTCGACAAAAAGCGCAAGACCATGGTGGGCGTCGAGATCAATCGCCAAGAGCTGCGCTTGGGCAAATCGCAGCGGCGTGTCGACAACTGTTTGAAGGCTTGGCAGGCCGAACAGTTCGGCTCACGCCTGTGGAAAAAAGATCACAAGCTTTGGGTCAAAGAACCCGAACCGGAACTGACCGACCGCTTGGGCTGGTTGGAGCTGCCCGATTCCATGGAGCAGCAAGTGGCGGCGCTGGGCGCCCTCGCCGATCAGGTCAAAGCCGAAGGCATGAAACATGTCGTGCTTCTCGGCATGGGTGGTTCGAGCTTGGCGCCCGAGGTCTTCCAACAAACTTTTGCCAACGCCGCCGGCTATCCCGCGCTGATCATGCTCGACAGCACGCACCCGCGGGCCGTGAAGCCGGTCGAAGCGCGCATCGACCTGGCGCGGACAATCTTTCTGGTCTCCAGCAAATCCGGCACGACGACGGAAACCAACTCCTTCTTTTTCTATTTTTGGGACAAGGTAACGTTGCTAACCGGCGAACCTGGCCGGCACTTCGTTGCCATCACCGATCCGGGCACACCGCTGGAGAAACTCGCCGCCGCGAGAAAATTTCGCGCTACTTTCAGCGCACCCGTGGAAGTCGGCGGCCGCTACTCGGCGTTGACCGTGTTCGGCTTGGTGCCAGCCGCACTGATCGGTGTCGACGTCAGCGAGATTCTCATGCGCGCGCGGCGCATGAGCCAAGCTTGCAGTGCGGTTGCGGACGCAAAGACCAATCCCGGTTTGATTTTGGGCGCGGCTTTGGGTGAGCTGGCACTGGCCAAGCGCGATAAGGTGACGTTTCTCTGCTCACCATCGCTCGCTGCGTTTCCTGCTTGGGTCGAACAGTTGATCGCCGAGAGCACCGGCAAGAATCGCAAAGGCATCGTCCCAGTGGCTGGCGAAGCAGTGGGCGCACCGGACAAATATTCTAACGATCGCTTTTTCGTCTATCTGCGGCTCAAGGGCGATGACAACCACACCCACGATCGACTCGTCGCCGCCCTCGAAGCCAATGGCCATCCCGTTGCGACCATCGATCTCAACGACAAGTACGATATCGGTCAGGAATTTTTCCGTTGGGAAATGGCCATCGCTGCCGCCGGCGCGGTTCTAGAGATCAACCCGTTTAACCAACCCGACGTCCAGCTCGCCAAAGATCTGGCCAAGAAAGCGATGGATGCCAACGCGGGCAGCAAAAAATCCGCGGCTAGCGTAAAAGACGAAGTTGCCGTCAGCGACAACGACGCCTTGCACTCCGCCGTTGCCACTTGGCTCGACAACAAGAGGGCCTATGACTATGTCGTGGTTCAGGCGTACATTTACCCTTCCTCTGAGAACAGCGTCAAACTTCAGACAGTGTGCGCGGCGATCCGCGATCGGCTCGGCGTCGCAACGACGCTTGGCTTCGGCCCGCGCTTCCTCCATTCCACGGGCCAATTGCACAAAGGCGGACCCAACTCGGCACTGGTATTGCAGCTAGTTGATCAACCGACGGATCGCCTGGCGGTGCCGGAGACGACCTATACTTTTGACGAATTGATTCAAGCCCAAGGCATCGGCGATTTCACGGCATTGAAGCAGCGCCGGCGGCGTGTGCTGCGCGTTAATCTTGGCAACGATAGCACGCGTGCGCTGGAGCAACTGACGCAAGCGTTGAAAGCGTAG
- the rpiB gene encoding ribose 5-phosphate isomerase B, protein MKIVVGADHAGYELKRFIADYLRYRGHEIIDKGTNSDDPVDYPDSAEAVSKAILDGTAERGVLVCGSGVGASVAANKIPGIRAGLCHNTYSARQGVEHDDMNVLVLGARVIGIELARELVDAFIGATYTAEERHQRRVGKITALEHRYGKQRS, encoded by the coding sequence ATGAAGATCGTCGTTGGCGCCGATCACGCGGGCTATGAACTGAAAAGGTTCATCGCCGACTACCTGCGTTATCGCGGCCATGAAATCATCGACAAGGGAACCAACAGCGACGATCCGGTGGACTATCCGGATTCTGCCGAAGCTGTGAGTAAAGCGATTCTCGACGGCACCGCCGAGCGCGGCGTTTTGGTCTGCGGCAGCGGCGTTGGCGCCTCGGTGGCGGCCAACAAGATTCCCGGCATACGCGCCGGCCTTTGTCACAACACCTATTCGGCGCGCCAAGGGGTCGAGCACGACGACATGAACGTACTGGTTCTCGGTGCGCGGGTGATCGGCATCGAGCTCGCGCGCGAACTCGTCGACGCGTTCATCGGCGCGACGTATACAGCCGAAGAGCGCCATCAGCGACGGGTGGGAAAAATCACTGCGTTGGAACATCGCTACGGAAAGCAGAGAAGCTAG
- the tkt gene encoding transketolase, with protein sequence MKSQSIDELCINTIRTLSMDAVQQANSGHPGTPMSMAPVTYGLWQRHLKYDPADPLWPNRDRFVLSIGHASMLLYSMLHLAGVRAVNSHHQVLNEPALTLDEIKNFRQLGSKTPGHPEYGLTGGVETTTGPLGQGVATSVGMAIASKWLGSYFNRPGFDIFDFNVYALCGDGDMMEGISGEAASLAAHLKLGNLCWIYDSNRISIEGATSLAFSEDVGKRFAAYGWNVAEVADANDQTALDNALKAFQQTNDRPTFIVVHSHIAWGAPNKQDTAAAHGEPLGEAEIKLTKKSYGWPEEAKFLVPEGVQENFERVVGARGRALRGAWTAKFQEYKNKHPDLAAQFETLQRRELPVGWDKAIPNFPADPKGVATRDSSGKVLNEIAKDIPWLMGGSADLAPSTKTRLTFDGTGDFAAGSFGARNFHFGVREHAMAAIVNGMTLCGVRAYGSGFLIFSDYARPAIRLGALMEIPALHVFTHDSIGVGEDGPTHQPVEHLASLRAIPGLINLRPGDANEVAEAWRVVMQLKHEPVTLALTRQALPTLDRSKYGAASGLAKGAYVLADADGGKPKVILIGTGSEVYLCVEAYEQLKKEGIAARVVSMPSWELFEKQNQAYRDEVLPPSATARVAVEQGSTLGWAKYVGSRGAVIGMNSFGASAPFQHLQKKFGFTVENIVAAAKAQLAN encoded by the coding sequence ATGAAGAGTCAAAGTATTGACGAGTTGTGCATCAACACAATTCGTACGCTGTCGATGGACGCGGTGCAGCAGGCCAACTCCGGTCATCCGGGGACGCCCATGTCGATGGCGCCGGTGACTTACGGTCTCTGGCAGCGGCATTTAAAATACGATCCCGCCGACCCGCTCTGGCCCAATCGCGATCGCTTCGTCTTGTCCATCGGTCATGCGTCGATGCTGCTCTATTCGATGCTCCATCTCGCCGGTGTGCGCGCGGTCAACTCGCATCATCAAGTCTTGAATGAACCGGCGCTGACGCTCGACGAAATCAAAAACTTTCGGCAACTCGGCAGCAAAACTCCCGGCCATCCAGAATACGGATTAACCGGCGGCGTCGAAACCACCACCGGGCCTTTGGGCCAAGGCGTAGCAACTAGCGTCGGTATGGCGATCGCATCCAAATGGTTGGGTAGTTACTTCAATCGCCCCGGCTTCGACATTTTCGATTTCAATGTCTACGCGCTGTGCGGCGACGGCGACATGATGGAAGGCATCAGCGGCGAAGCGGCGTCCCTGGCAGCGCACTTGAAGCTTGGCAACCTGTGCTGGATTTACGATAGCAACCGCATCTCCATCGAAGGCGCCACGAGCTTGGCGTTTTCTGAAGACGTCGGCAAACGCTTCGCGGCCTACGGTTGGAACGTCGCCGAAGTAGCCGACGCCAACGATCAAACCGCGCTGGATAACGCGCTCAAGGCTTTTCAACAAACCAACGATCGCCCAACGTTTATCGTCGTGCACAGCCACATCGCTTGGGGCGCCCCCAACAAACAAGACACCGCAGCAGCGCACGGTGAGCCGCTTGGTGAAGCGGAAATCAAGCTAACCAAGAAATCCTACGGCTGGCCTGAAGAGGCAAAGTTTCTCGTGCCCGAAGGGGTGCAAGAAAATTTTGAGCGCGTCGTGGGCGCGCGCGGCCGCGCCTTGCGTGGGGCTTGGACGGCGAAATTTCAAGAGTACAAGAACAAACACCCTGACTTGGCGGCGCAATTTGAAACCCTGCAACGGCGCGAGCTGCCTGTGGGTTGGGATAAGGCGATTCCCAATTTTCCCGCCGATCCGAAGGGCGTTGCGACTCGCGACTCTTCGGGCAAAGTCTTAAACGAAATCGCCAAGGACATCCCCTGGCTCATGGGCGGCTCTGCGGACTTGGCACCGTCCACCAAGACTCGCCTGACTTTTGATGGCACCGGCGACTTTGCCGCCGGCAGCTTCGGTGCGCGCAATTTTCATTTCGGCGTGCGCGAGCATGCCATGGCAGCGATCGTGAACGGCATGACACTCTGCGGCGTGCGCGCCTACGGCTCGGGTTTTTTGATTTTCAGCGACTATGCGCGGCCGGCGATTCGCCTCGGCGCATTAATGGAAATCCCTGCGCTGCATGTGTTCACCCATGATTCGATCGGCGTCGGCGAAGATGGACCGACGCACCAACCGGTCGAACATCTGGCGTCGCTGCGCGCGATTCCCGGCTTGATCAACCTACGCCCGGGCGACGCCAACGAAGTCGCCGAAGCCTGGCGCGTGGTTATGCAGTTGAAGCATGAGCCGGTGACGTTAGCGTTAACCCGCCAAGCGCTGCCAACTCTCGACCGCAGCAAGTACGGCGCAGCTTCAGGTCTCGCCAAAGGAGCCTACGTCTTGGCGGATGCTGACGGCGGCAAACCAAAGGTGATTCTCATCGGCACCGGCAGTGAAGTTTACCTCTGCGTCGAAGCCTATGAGCAGCTCAAGAAAGAAGGCATCGCGGCGCGCGTGGTCAGCATGCCCTCTTGGGAATTGTTCGAGAAACAAAACCAAGCCTATCGCGACGAAGTGCTGCCGCCGAGCGCGACCGCGCGTGTCGCCGTCGAGCAAGGCTCGACCTTAGGTTGGGCCAAATATGTCGGCAGCCGCGGTGCCGTGATCGGCATGAATAGCTTCGGCGCTTCCGCGCCGTTCCAGCATTTGCAGAAAAAATTCGGCTTCACCGTGGAAAATATTGTCGCCGCGGCGAAGGCACAGTTGGCAAACTGA